A genomic segment from Nicotiana tabacum cultivar K326 chromosome 9, ASM71507v2, whole genome shotgun sequence encodes:
- the LOC142163875 gene encoding uncharacterized protein LOC142163875, translating to MTLMRWMCGLTRKDRIRNEVIRDKVDVAPVEDKLQESRLRWFGHVKRRDTDSLVRRCERLTIEGQRRGRERSKKYWGEVIRQDMILLQLTKDMTLDREVWRSRIRVVG from the coding sequence atgacgTTGATGAGATGGATGTGTGGTCTTACCAGGAAGGACcgaattaggaatgaagttattagggacaaggtggATGTGGCCCCTGTGGAAGACAAGTTACAGGAGTctaggctgagatggttcgggcatgtgaagaggagagataCCGATTCCCTAGTGAGGAGATGCGAGAGGTTGACCATAGAAGGTCAGAGGAGAGGTAGAGAGAggtctaagaagtattggggagaggtgattaggcaggacatgataCTACTTCAGCTTACCAAGGACATGACCCTCGATAGAGAGGTTTGGcggtcgaggattagggttgtGGGTTGA